From a single Pirellulaceae bacterium genomic region:
- a CDS encoding porin: MRATDSARSSAKYPSEYAAVIPTAYSCGDSPICGCEAVGCGAASCDGGCDSAGGSDEPWKLIQRSILGFNIGGWSSVGYHTYDNPGIFNNHSDNVRLHQAWVFAERVADGSKGLGVGGRIDYLYGVDAQDTQAFGVAPENGHWDSSWDNGIYGHAIPQLYAEFATGDFSVKVGKFFTIIGYEVVAATGNFFYSHSYTMYNSEPFTHTGVLSSYKMSDDITVFNGWVMGWDSGFQDNGDAYLGGATVKLTDNTSVTSSVVAGRFGKGDNDETGYMFSNIITSQLSDKLTYVFWTDVLDTDRTGRARERKTFDLNQYLLYQVSDNLVWGNRIEWYNVDRGVFGAVSSNDIYAYTTGFNYRVGSNMLFRPELRWDWDKGGLIGLERGRVQTTFGTDMIFTF, translated from the coding sequence ATGCGAGCGACTGACTCGGCCCGCTCATCTGCCAAGTATCCCAGTGAGTATGCAGCGGTCATTCCTACTGCGTATTCCTGTGGCGATTCGCCCATCTGCGGATGCGAAGCCGTTGGATGCGGCGCAGCAAGCTGTGATGGTGGCTGCGATTCTGCTGGAGGTAGCGATGAGCCGTGGAAGCTAATTCAGCGCAGTATCCTCGGGTTCAATATTGGAGGCTGGAGTTCCGTGGGCTATCACACCTACGACAACCCCGGCATATTCAACAACCATTCCGACAATGTCCGTCTGCATCAAGCGTGGGTGTTCGCTGAGCGCGTAGCGGATGGCAGCAAGGGATTGGGAGTCGGTGGTCGTATCGACTATCTGTATGGCGTCGATGCACAGGACACTCAGGCCTTCGGGGTCGCTCCTGAAAATGGTCACTGGGATTCCAGTTGGGATAATGGCATCTACGGACATGCAATTCCTCAGTTGTATGCAGAGTTTGCTACCGGTGACTTCTCAGTGAAGGTCGGTAAATTCTTCACGATCATCGGCTATGAAGTCGTAGCTGCCACGGGCAACTTCTTCTACTCCCATAGCTATACGATGTACAACAGCGAGCCGTTTACACATACGGGCGTGTTGTCGTCGTACAAGATGTCTGACGATATCACCGTCTTCAACGGCTGGGTTATGGGCTGGGATAGCGGCTTCCAGGACAACGGTGACGCCTACCTGGGTGGCGCAACTGTCAAGCTGACTGACAACACTTCGGTAACTTCAAGTGTCGTCGCAGGTCGCTTCGGCAAGGGCGACAATGACGAAACAGGTTACATGTTCAGCAACATCATCACCAGTCAGCTGTCCGACAAGCTGACCTACGTCTTCTGGACGGATGTGCTGGATACAGATCGAACTGGCCGTGCTCGCGAGCGAAAGACGTTCGACTTGAACCAGTATCTGTTGTACCAAGTCTCCGATAACCTCGTGTGGGGTAATCGCATCGAATGGTATAATGTCGATAGAGGCGTGTTCGGGGCTGTATCGTCCAATGATATTTATGCCTATACGACCGGCTTTAACTACCGTGTGGGCAGCAATATGTTGTTCCGTCCCGAGCTGCGCTGGGACTGGGACAAGGGCGGTTTGATCGGACTGGAACGAGGTCGTGTACAAACGACTTTCGGTACCGATATGATCTTCACGTTCTAG
- a CDS encoding PAS domain S-box protein, producing the protein MSPAKSNKSNSESGRAARKTSLRQQASTDHFRLVADATYDWESWHQTSGQVMWINPAVERITGYTVAECLAMPRYPLPLVYEGDLARISELYAGFQNETSGNDIEFRIRHRDNHVAFVAISWQPMYDRRGRHLGCRTSIRDISERQEMRGQITRYNEHLELLVKEKTEELQQLERRRAQLEKLAALGQLAAGVAHEINNPLAGIRNAFQLIRSDLTPGASSYPLLDLVDREIERLAGMVRNMFQTFRREAEAPKPFELDEVVRQVVQMLHSTAAGRSVRLEQADHGKLQVNLPEGQVKQILYNLGRNAIQACEAGKSVQFSACCQDDRVYLSVADQGSGIDDDSLPFIFEPYFSTKGTLNEPSMGLGLSICRRLVQSLGGQIRVETQAGVGSRFTVELPVSQSVPIVLESSQDADHAAAAAGTPHIL; encoded by the coding sequence ATGTCGCCCGCAAAGTCCAATAAATCAAATTCTGAATCCGGCCGGGCGGCCCGTAAAACGTCTTTAAGACAGCAGGCCTCAACCGATCACTTTCGGCTGGTTGCGGATGCCACCTACGACTGGGAATCATGGCATCAGACTTCCGGACAAGTCATGTGGATCAACCCAGCCGTGGAGCGCATCACTGGCTACACGGTCGCCGAATGCCTGGCCATGCCACGTTATCCCTTGCCGCTGGTCTATGAGGGAGACTTGGCGCGTATCTCTGAGCTTTACGCCGGTTTTCAGAACGAAACCTCTGGCAACGATATCGAATTCCGAATTCGACATCGCGATAACCACGTCGCCTTCGTAGCTATCTCGTGGCAACCCATGTACGATCGGCGCGGACGCCATTTGGGCTGTCGCACTAGCATCCGCGATATTAGCGAGCGACAAGAAATGCGAGGTCAAATCACGCGCTACAACGAGCATTTGGAACTGCTTGTCAAAGAAAAGACCGAAGAACTTCAACAACTCGAACGACGCCGCGCGCAATTGGAAAAGCTGGCGGCACTCGGACAACTGGCGGCGGGTGTGGCTCACGAAATCAATAACCCGCTGGCCGGCATTCGCAACGCTTTTCAATTGATTCGCTCGGACCTAACGCCAGGTGCCTCAAGTTATCCGTTGCTGGATTTGGTCGACCGTGAAATCGAACGTCTGGCAGGCATGGTGCGCAATATGTTTCAGACCTTTCGCCGCGAGGCGGAGGCACCCAAGCCATTTGAATTGGACGAGGTCGTCAGGCAAGTGGTGCAAATGCTGCACAGCACCGCAGCCGGGCGTAGCGTTCGCTTGGAGCAGGCCGATCATGGCAAATTGCAGGTCAACTTGCCGGAAGGTCAAGTCAAACAGATTCTGTACAACTTGGGGCGCAATGCCATACAGGCGTGCGAGGCTGGCAAATCGGTTCAGTTTTCCGCGTGTTGCCAGGATGATCGTGTGTATCTATCGGTGGCCGATCAGGGATCAGGCATCGACGATGATAGCTTACCGTTTATTTTTGAGCCCTACTTTAGTACCAAAGGTACATTGAATGAACCCTCGATGGGCTTAGGGCTTTCGATTTGTCGCCGGTTGGTTCAGTCGCTAGGAGGGCAAATACGCGTAGAAACTCAGGCCGGAGTTGGCAGCCGTTTCACTGTTGAATTACCGGTCAGCCAAAGTGTTCCGATTGTGTTAGAATCTAGTCAAGATGCTGACCACGCTGCTGCGGCTGCTGGCACTCCGCACATTCTGTGA
- a CDS encoding sigma-54-dependent Fis family transcriptional regulator produces MLTTLLRLLALRTFCEQIIDFEAPSAMELTGQRILIVDDEPLFLQTTCQLLQKEGANCQTAVDAATALLALANADFDLILTDLNMPGNLRWELLQAGRQRWSHVPMIVITGVPSLPSAIESLRLGVTDYLLKPVGFPELLASIRRALAARPVPSDSDHVRPLTTSQPVESDEIIGNSPAMRELNGVLQRIAQTSAHVLISGETGTGKELAARAIHRLSTRQANPFVVVDCNAVQPSDVSASLFGAGGPGQPLQTGMLLNAKGGCLFLDEVAALPLSFQPKLLRVVQNQEFVPPGSQSPVPIDVRFISSTQSCIETEVAAGRFRQDLYYRLGVLSLRLPPLRERGDDVLLLAQHFWKLARPIDGDAIQLTRSARSALLSYQWPGNVRELRNVIQRVATLTNDSIVTIDDLAGEIATAIGHKPAAERQAAEDPTVAAEPLSDTTFHQRRAKSEREYLMELMEANKGNVTQAARRANMSRQGFHKLLKRHGLAAANFRSENER; encoded by the coding sequence ATGCTGACCACGCTGCTGCGGCTGCTGGCACTCCGCACATTCTGTGAGCAGATAATCGACTTCGAGGCACCCTCCGCAATGGAATTGACTGGACAAAGAATACTAATCGTTGATGACGAGCCTCTGTTTTTGCAGACGACTTGCCAATTGCTGCAGAAGGAAGGGGCCAATTGTCAGACCGCTGTGGATGCAGCCACCGCACTGTTGGCACTGGCCAACGCCGACTTCGATTTGATCCTGACCGATTTGAATATGCCCGGAAACTTGCGGTGGGAGCTGCTGCAAGCTGGACGACAACGCTGGTCCCATGTTCCGATGATTGTTATTACTGGCGTCCCCTCATTGCCGTCGGCCATCGAGAGTCTTCGGCTGGGCGTGACGGATTATCTGCTTAAACCAGTTGGATTTCCGGAGCTGTTGGCCAGCATCCGTCGCGCCCTGGCGGCGCGACCGGTACCAAGTGACAGCGACCATGTTCGTCCGCTGACAACATCCCAGCCCGTGGAGTCGGACGAGATCATCGGCAATAGTCCAGCCATGCGTGAACTCAATGGTGTGCTGCAGCGCATCGCTCAGACCTCAGCACACGTGCTCATCTCCGGCGAAACCGGTACTGGCAAGGAGCTGGCAGCGCGCGCCATCCATCGCCTCAGCACACGACAAGCGAATCCGTTTGTCGTCGTCGATTGCAATGCGGTCCAACCGAGCGACGTGTCGGCCAGCCTGTTTGGAGCTGGTGGCCCAGGCCAACCGCTTCAAACCGGCATGCTACTGAATGCTAAAGGCGGTTGCTTGTTTCTGGATGAAGTGGCTGCCCTGCCACTTTCTTTTCAGCCGAAGCTGCTGCGGGTCGTGCAGAATCAAGAATTTGTTCCACCTGGATCACAATCACCTGTGCCGATCGACGTGCGATTTATTTCGTCGACACAAAGCTGTATTGAGACGGAGGTTGCGGCAGGCCGCTTTCGACAGGATTTATATTACCGGCTGGGCGTTCTATCGCTTCGACTACCGCCGCTTCGCGAGCGCGGCGATGATGTCTTGCTGTTGGCCCAACATTTTTGGAAGCTGGCTCGTCCCATCGACGGCGACGCCATACAGCTCACGCGCTCGGCCCGGTCAGCGCTCTTGTCATACCAGTGGCCGGGCAACGTCCGTGAGCTTCGCAATGTCATACAGCGCGTGGCGACGCTGACCAACGACAGCATCGTGACCATTGACGATTTGGCTGGCGAGATCGCCACAGCCATCGGTCACAAACCGGCCGCTGAGCGCCAGGCTGCAGAGGATCCAACTGTTGCTGCCGAGCCACTGAGCGACACAACCTTTCATCAGCGGCGCGCAAAGTCTGAGCGAGAGTATCTGATGGAATTGATGGAAGCCAACAAAGGCAACGTAACTCAAGCCGCTCGCCGAGCCAACATGTCGCGGCAAGGATTCCACAAGTTGCTCAAACGCCACGGCCTAGCCGCCGCCAACTTCCGATCGGAAAACGAGCGTTAG
- a CDS encoding DUF1254 domain-containing protein — translation MTTLHLKTIGFTMALLALLPVTPAQAQTSVTPADARAIAKEAYIYGFPMVDSYRIMHAYFVDRANPEYKADWNQIRHFARVFTPEDKAVQTPNSDTPYSFLGLDLRSEPVVLTVPAVEANRYVSIQLIDLYTFNFDYIGSRSTGSDGGSFLIAGPGWKGEVPKGIKKVIRSETELVLAPFRTQLFNPGDIENVKKVQAGYKAQPLSQFLKQPAPGAAPKIDFLPPLTPDEQKSSLKFFNVLNFVLQFCPTHPSETELMARFAKLDIGAGMPFDADKLSPEVRKAVEEGIADAWLAFASAKQLMDEGKVTSGDMFGSRAQLKNNYLYRMLAAVVGIYGNSKQEAMYPMYTADSSGQLLDGSRARYALRLAPEEFPPANAFWSLTLYELPQSLLSANPLNRYLLNSPMLPQFKRDADGGITLLIQHESPGKEWESNWLPAPKGPFFMAMRLYWPKAEALEGKWTAPPLKRMP, via the coding sequence GTGACAACCTTGCACCTGAAAACCATAGGCTTTACGATGGCATTGCTTGCGCTTCTGCCAGTCACGCCGGCCCAAGCCCAAACGAGCGTCACCCCGGCGGATGCCCGCGCCATTGCCAAGGAAGCCTACATCTACGGTTTCCCGATGGTGGATAGCTACCGCATCATGCACGCCTACTTCGTGGACCGTGCAAATCCCGAATACAAGGCGGACTGGAATCAGATCCGCCACTTCGCCCGCGTTTTCACGCCCGAGGACAAGGCCGTGCAGACGCCCAACTCGGACACGCCGTATTCCTTTCTCGGCCTGGATCTGCGATCCGAACCTGTCGTGCTCACCGTGCCGGCGGTCGAAGCGAATCGTTATGTCAGTATCCAGCTGATTGATCTCTATACGTTCAACTTCGATTACATCGGCAGTCGCTCAACTGGCAGCGACGGCGGTAGCTTCCTTATTGCTGGACCGGGCTGGAAAGGCGAAGTGCCCAAAGGCATCAAGAAAGTGATTCGCTCAGAGACCGAACTGGTGCTCGCCCCGTTTCGGACGCAACTGTTCAATCCGGGCGACATCGAAAACGTGAAGAAGGTTCAAGCCGGCTACAAGGCGCAGCCGCTGTCGCAGTTCCTCAAGCAACCCGCGCCGGGCGCCGCCCCGAAGATAGACTTCCTTCCACCGCTCACGCCCGACGAGCAGAAGTCCTCGCTCAAGTTTTTCAATGTGCTGAATTTCGTCTTGCAGTTCTGCCCCACGCATCCGTCGGAGACGGAACTCATGGCGCGTTTCGCGAAGCTCGACATCGGTGCGGGCATGCCGTTCGACGCCGACAAACTTTCTCCGGAAGTACGGAAGGCCGTGGAAGAGGGAATCGCCGACGCGTGGCTGGCATTTGCCAGCGCCAAGCAGCTGATGGATGAAGGGAAAGTGACTTCCGGCGATATGTTCGGATCGCGAGCACAGCTGAAAAACAATTATCTCTACCGAATGCTCGCTGCGGTGGTAGGCATCTACGGCAATTCAAAGCAGGAGGCCATGTATCCGATGTATACAGCTGATTCCAGCGGGCAGTTGCTGGACGGGTCAAGAGCTCGTTATGCTTTACGCCTCGCGCCTGAGGAGTTTCCGCCGGCCAATGCGTTCTGGTCGCTGACGCTATATGAGTTGCCCCAGAGCCTGCTCTCCGCCAATCCGCTGAACCGCTATTTGCTCAATTCGCCCATGCTGCCGCAGTTCAAGCGTGATGCGGACGGCGGAATTACGCTCCTCATCCAGCACGAATCTCCTGGAAAGGAATGGGAATCCAATTGGCTGCCTGCCCCGAAGGGACCATTTTTCATGGCCATGCGTCTCTACTGGCCAAAAGCCGAAGCGTTGGAAGGCAAGTGGACCGCGCCGCCATTGAAGCGGATGCCGTAG
- a CDS encoding TIGR02452 family protein, translated as MLKMLPCLDSDEMATSRRQELDIPRNVAAALGRSAVEAAAKGYYVCGDGTKVDWSGYVQAACTSKVSVLPDASLPAREFITFPETQIQVTNESTLGASRRLVDSGLKPLALNFANGIYPGGGFLSGARAQEEFLCRSSALYLTLVGDPMYDEHGKRPRPDSSDWAIYSPDVPVFRTDDGSAHGHPWLLSFITCAAPYAPVIGQPEAGDLLRRRIHRVLAIARAYGHAAFVLGAWGCGAFSNDAYRTAIDFRQALENEVSGAFSDIVFAITDWSPERRFLEPFRAVFASNDR; from the coding sequence ATGTTGAAAATGCTTCCTTGCCTCGATTCAGATGAAATGGCCACCTCCCGACGGCAGGAATTGGATATCCCGCGAAATGTAGCCGCCGCGCTCGGAAGGTCAGCAGTGGAAGCTGCCGCCAAGGGTTATTATGTCTGTGGAGACGGTACGAAAGTCGATTGGAGTGGTTATGTGCAAGCCGCCTGCACTTCCAAGGTAAGCGTTCTTCCGGATGCGAGTCTACCAGCGCGTGAGTTTATTACATTTCCTGAAACACAGATTCAAGTCACTAACGAATCAACCCTCGGAGCTTCGCGGCGGCTCGTTGACAGCGGATTAAAGCCTCTTGCGCTGAATTTTGCCAATGGTATTTACCCTGGTGGAGGCTTCCTTAGCGGTGCCAGAGCGCAAGAGGAGTTCCTTTGCCGATCCAGTGCTTTATACCTGACACTAGTTGGCGATCCGATGTATGACGAGCACGGCAAGCGCCCGCGACCAGATTCTTCTGATTGGGCCATCTATTCGCCTGATGTTCCCGTCTTTCGAACCGATGACGGATCGGCGCATGGTCATCCGTGGCTACTGAGCTTCATTACCTGCGCTGCCCCCTATGCGCCCGTCATTGGCCAGCCAGAAGCCGGAGACCTCTTGCGACGACGTATTCATCGGGTGCTGGCTATCGCACGGGCCTACGGACATGCGGCATTTGTGCTTGGTGCATGGGGCTGTGGCGCTTTCAGCAATGATGCCTACCGCACTGCTATCGATTTTCGGCAGGCTCTGGAAAACGAAGTCAGCGGGGCCTTTTCCGACATCGTATTTGCCATCACAGATTGGTCTCCGGAGAGAAGGTTTCTAGAGCCTTTCCGCGCGGTTTTTGCGTCAAACGATAGATGA
- a CDS encoding insulinase family protein has protein sequence MQRHWLLGAAGSLLASGWLACVGTLWAQVVMPSQITSIEGITEYRLENGAQVLLLPDPSKSVVTVNMTVFVGSRHEGYGEAGMAHLLEHMLFKGTPSHANIPELLKNRGADFNGTTWLDRTNYFETLPAASPKQSAENLEFAIFLEADRLMNSRVLGEDLASEMTVVRSEFERGENSPRSVLMQRVQSVAYDWHNYGKSTIGNRSDIERVPIDKLQGFYRKYYRPDNVMLVVAGNFKPEQALELIGKYFGALPSSQTPLDRTYTVEPARDGERSVVLRRVGNAQYVCAGYHVPPGSSREFAAIEMLTTMFGTEPAGRLYQDLVVPELATGVTTGCFSLRDPGLAIFEVQVPTEKSLEVAQEALLRSVEGVTNKPITEEELARAKNEFTRSRRLRGSDTSAIAVELSEWAAQGDWRLYFLFRDYVQELTAEECTAVARRYFVRNNRTLGLFIPTEKPERVTIPAPPNLQELLADYKGLGEVEHGEQFDPDPLAIEAATLRKQLRCGLKAACLPKKTRGKIVRLQLNLRFGNEQSLAPYVTAGEFLPELLMRGTQSLDYQQLQDRLSHLQTHITASGTAGLVSLDVETSRPFLAEVLPLLIDIVRRPRLAAEELEVLRRQAIAATQSRMTDPNALAGVAMRRALAPFDSTNIRYVPTLAERIERYQQVSVDQLAELHRTHFSSQYGEIAAVGDFDADELLSQLDELLKGWSSDIAFQRIAQEAQTQVAGQQQEILTPDKANAVYYASLQTALRDDDPDYPGLVIGNYVLGGGALSSRLGDRVRQKEGLSYAIGSSFNSHPIDRRGSFTVFAITNPANRDAVSKAIAEELNKLLSDGITDDELAAARDGYLHSEQLNRSHDENLVGLLASTIFASRDLSYYANFEHAIRSLTRQQVLQALQQHLDPNRLVIITAGDFAAKSE, from the coding sequence GTGCAACGTCACTGGTTGTTGGGAGCTGCTGGATCGCTACTGGCATCCGGCTGGTTGGCCTGTGTGGGAACCCTGTGGGCGCAAGTTGTCATGCCAAGTCAGATTACATCCATCGAAGGAATTACCGAGTACCGCCTGGAAAATGGTGCTCAAGTGCTATTGCTCCCTGACCCCAGCAAGTCGGTGGTGACCGTCAATATGACCGTCTTTGTGGGCTCGCGGCACGAGGGCTACGGTGAAGCCGGGATGGCACACTTGCTGGAGCACATGCTCTTCAAAGGCACGCCGTCGCACGCGAACATTCCCGAGTTACTCAAGAATCGTGGAGCCGATTTTAATGGCACGACTTGGTTGGATCGCACGAACTACTTCGAAACGTTGCCCGCCGCATCGCCCAAGCAGTCGGCGGAAAATCTGGAGTTCGCCATCTTCCTGGAGGCCGATCGGCTGATGAATAGCCGCGTGCTGGGCGAGGACCTGGCATCGGAAATGACCGTCGTCCGCAGCGAATTTGAGCGTGGCGAGAATAGCCCGCGCAGCGTATTGATGCAACGCGTTCAATCGGTGGCTTACGACTGGCACAATTACGGTAAGTCCACAATCGGCAATCGTAGCGATATCGAGCGTGTGCCTATCGACAAGCTGCAAGGCTTCTATCGCAAGTATTATCGGCCCGACAACGTGATGCTGGTGGTGGCCGGGAATTTCAAACCAGAACAGGCCCTTGAGCTAATCGGCAAGTATTTTGGAGCACTGCCGTCCAGCCAAACTCCGCTAGATAGAACCTATACCGTCGAACCGGCACGCGATGGCGAACGCAGCGTCGTTCTGCGACGCGTCGGCAACGCCCAATATGTGTGCGCTGGATATCACGTTCCACCGGGATCCAGCCGCGAATTTGCAGCGATTGAAATGTTGACTACGATGTTTGGCACCGAGCCTGCGGGACGTCTATATCAAGATTTAGTCGTGCCAGAACTGGCTACCGGTGTCACGACCGGCTGTTTTAGCTTACGCGATCCCGGCCTGGCCATCTTTGAAGTACAGGTTCCCACCGAAAAATCGCTTGAAGTTGCTCAGGAGGCTCTGCTGCGTTCGGTCGAAGGTGTGACCAATAAACCGATTACCGAGGAAGAGCTTGCCCGTGCCAAAAACGAATTCACGCGCTCACGAAGATTGCGCGGCTCCGATACATCGGCGATCGCTGTTGAACTGAGCGAATGGGCCGCTCAAGGCGATTGGCGACTGTATTTTCTATTTCGCGATTACGTCCAGGAGCTAACGGCTGAAGAGTGTACTGCAGTGGCACGGCGCTATTTTGTCCGCAACAACCGAACATTGGGCCTGTTCATCCCCACGGAAAAGCCCGAAAGAGTTACCATCCCGGCACCGCCCAATCTGCAGGAATTATTGGCGGATTACAAGGGACTGGGCGAGGTCGAGCACGGGGAGCAGTTTGATCCCGATCCGCTGGCCATCGAGGCGGCCACACTCCGCAAACAGTTGCGTTGCGGACTGAAGGCCGCCTGCCTGCCCAAAAAGACTCGCGGAAAAATTGTTCGTCTGCAACTCAACCTGCGATTTGGCAACGAACAATCATTGGCTCCGTATGTGACCGCCGGCGAGTTCTTGCCAGAACTGCTGATGCGCGGCACCCAGTCGCTAGATTACCAGCAGTTGCAAGATCGCCTGAGCCACTTGCAGACGCACATTACCGCGTCGGGGACAGCGGGGCTGGTGAGCCTGGACGTGGAAACATCGCGGCCATTTTTGGCGGAGGTTTTGCCGCTGTTGATCGATATCGTGCGCCGGCCACGCTTGGCCGCCGAGGAGCTTGAGGTGCTTCGCCGTCAGGCAATCGCCGCTACCCAGTCGCGGATGACCGATCCCAATGCGCTGGCCGGAGTAGCCATGCGCCGCGCACTAGCACCGTTTGACTCGACCAATATACGTTACGTGCCAACGCTGGCTGAACGAATCGAGCGCTATCAGCAAGTGTCGGTTGATCAATTGGCCGAACTGCATCGCACACACTTCAGTAGCCAGTACGGTGAAATTGCCGCAGTAGGTGATTTTGATGCTGATGAGTTGTTGTCGCAATTGGATGAGTTGCTTAAGGGCTGGTCCAGCGATATTGCCTTCCAACGCATTGCCCAAGAGGCGCAAACACAAGTCGCCGGCCAGCAACAGGAGATTCTCACGCCCGACAAAGCTAATGCAGTTTATTACGCGAGTTTGCAAACGGCGCTGCGCGACGATGATCCGGATTATCCCGGTCTGGTCATCGGCAACTATGTGCTGGGCGGTGGAGCGCTGTCGTCGCGCTTGGGAGATCGCGTGCGGCAGAAAGAAGGCTTGTCGTATGCGATTGGCTCCAGTTTCAATTCTCACCCCATTGACCGCCGCGGCAGTTTTACCGTCTTTGCCATTACCAATCCGGCCAATCGCGATGCCGTTTCAAAAGCGATTGCCGAGGAGCTGAATAAGCTGCTGTCCGACGGAATCACAGACGACGAATTGGCAGCCGCCCGAGACGGTTATTTGCACAGTGAACAGCTCAATCGCAGCCACGACGAGAACCTGGTCGGCCTGCTGGCCAGTACGATCTTTGCCAGCCGCGACCTGAGCTATTACGCGAACTTCGAGCATGCTATCCGCAGTTTGACGAGGCAGCAGGTTCTGCAGGCCTTGCAACAGCACCTTGATCCAAATCGACTAGTTATCATCACCGCCGGCGACTTCGCCGCCAAGTCGGAGTAG
- the carA gene encoding glutamine-hydrolyzing carbamoyl-phosphate synthase small subunit — translation MRLRANAALALEDGTVFRGYSIGADGQSTGEVVFNTSMTGYQEILTDPSYRGQIVTMTYTEIGNYGTNQLDCESHQPQVAGFVVRSDSRISSNFRSERGLGDYLKAHNIVALAGIDTRALVRHIRSQGALQGVVTTGDLDDKSLVDIANSSPRLVGRDLVREVIPQRARVWNEALYQIAANSYNQAQSLDNWPHIVCLDFGMKWNIARHLCARGHRVTILPGTATADEVLAQQPDGIFLSNGPGDPEPLEYAISTIRQLVGQRPMFGICLGHQLLSLACGAKTYKLKFGHRGSNQPVLNLDTGRIEITSQNHGFAVEELGLPSCLRITHRNLNDDTIAGVRHVDAPAFSVQYHPEASAGPHDSEYLFDQFAAMVRK, via the coding sequence GTGCGTCTTAGAGCAAATGCAGCGTTGGCGCTGGAAGACGGGACCGTTTTTCGTGGCTACAGCATTGGAGCTGACGGCCAAAGTACCGGCGAGGTGGTGTTTAACACTTCGATGACCGGCTACCAAGAGATTTTGACCGATCCCAGCTACCGCGGTCAGATCGTCACGATGACCTATACCGAAATCGGCAATTACGGAACGAACCAACTGGACTGTGAGAGCCATCAACCACAGGTCGCCGGTTTTGTCGTCCGCTCCGATAGTCGCATCTCCAGTAACTTCCGCTCCGAACGCGGACTGGGGGATTACCTCAAGGCGCACAACATCGTGGCGCTAGCCGGCATCGACACGCGCGCACTGGTACGCCACATCCGCAGCCAAGGCGCTCTTCAGGGTGTCGTGACTACCGGTGACCTTGACGATAAGAGCTTAGTAGACATTGCCAACAGCAGTCCACGTTTGGTTGGCCGCGATTTGGTGCGTGAGGTAATTCCGCAACGGGCGCGGGTTTGGAATGAAGCCCTCTATCAAATAGCGGCTAACTCATACAATCAAGCACAGAGTCTCGACAACTGGCCGCACATCGTCTGCCTAGACTTTGGAATGAAATGGAATATCGCCCGCCATCTGTGCGCTCGCGGACATCGCGTCACCATCCTGCCAGGCACTGCTACGGCCGACGAAGTATTGGCTCAGCAACCCGATGGAATTTTTTTGTCCAATGGTCCTGGCGACCCCGAGCCGCTGGAATACGCCATTTCAACGATTCGACAGCTGGTGGGACAGCGCCCCATGTTTGGCATTTGCCTTGGACATCAACTGCTCAGCTTGGCGTGCGGTGCCAAGACCTACAAACTCAAGTTTGGTCACCGTGGCAGCAATCAACCGGTGCTGAACCTCGATACGGGCCGTATCGAGATCACTTCACAAAACCATGGCTTTGCCGTTGAAGAACTGGGTCTGCCCAGTTGCTTGCGCATTACGCATCGCAATCTGAACGACGATACAATTGCCGGAGTGCGGCATGTCGACGCGCCAGCGTTTTCCGTTCAGTACCACCCAGAAGCTTCAGCCGGGCCGCACGACAGCGAATATCTCTTTGATCAGTTCGCAGCGATGGTACGGAAGTAG
- the rpmA gene encoding 50S ribosomal protein L27: protein MAHKKGQGSTRNGRDSNAQRRGVKLYGGQAAQAGSILVRQVGTKFRAGRNVGTGKDYTLYSLVEGEVYFDQEGKRINVRTAN from the coding sequence ATGGCACATAAAAAAGGTCAAGGTTCAACGCGCAACGGGCGCGACAGTAACGCTCAACGCCGCGGGGTGAAGCTGTATGGCGGTCAAGCCGCTCAAGCTGGCTCCATCCTTGTCCGCCAGGTTGGTACCAAGTTTCGCGCTGGCCGCAACGTGGGCACTGGCAAAGATTACACGCTGTATTCTTTGGTCGAAGGTGAAGTTTACTTTGACCAAGAAGGCAAGCGAATCAACGTTCGCACCGCAAACTAG